The region CTTCCGCTAGGAGGACATGTCGACTTTTTGAGAGTCCTTCGGTGACGTGTGTCGGTTGCGACTTGGCATGTACGGATTCCCGCGCTGAGTTTTCGAGCGGGGCCGATTCGACATACGGAATCACGAATCGGAACGTACTGCCTTCTCCAAGACGACTTTCCAACGAGATTTCCCCACCAAGCATCTCCACGAGACGCTTGCAAATTGTCAGACCCAGCCCGGTTCCGCCGTGTTGACGGGTCGCGGAGTCATCGACCTGAGTGAATGGTTCAAAGAGCCGATCCAGGTTCTTTTCATCCACCCCGATTCCTGTATCCGTGACCGCGAACTCCAGCAGTTGCCGTTCTCCCGAGGATGTTTGTTTGGTTTGCAAACAGACCTCGATCGAACCTTCGTGGGTGAACTTCAACGCATTCCCGATCAAGTTGATCAAAATTTGACGCAACCGCGTAAGATCGGATTCGATCCACGCAGGAACCAGTCCTACAGTGGTCACACGAAGTGCGATCCGCGAGTTTTTTGTTCGCCAATGAAGTGACTCGACGACCTCGTTCACTAACAGCCGTGGCGATAGTCGCTGAGTGTGCATCGTCATGCGACCGGCTTCGATTTTGGAGAGATCGAGAATGTCGTTGATCAAACTCAGTAGATGATCGCCATTTCGCCGGATCGTATTCGCCGCTTCGATGTGTTGAGTTTCCGACACCGATTGGGCGAGCACGTCAGCAAACCCAAGGATCGCGCTCATGGGCGTGCGGATCTCGTGACTCATGTTGGCGAGGAATTGGCTCTTGGCATGGTTCGCGGCTTCGGCGGCTTTCTTGGCCGCTTCCAATTCACCTTGGGTTTCGATCAACGTGGTCACATCAATTGCCACCACAAGGATTCGCTCGACATTCCCGTGAACGTCGAACAGAGGGATCTTGTCGGTTCGAAGCCAACTCGTGCTGCCATCACCGTTCTTGACCGGCTCGACAATTCCGTAACGGGGTTTTCCCGTCCGCGCGACTTTCAAATCGTCTTCGTAAAAGGCATCGGCTTCCGTCGGATAGATTTCCCGCGTGTGGCGACCTTCGATGGCCTCGATCGGCAGCCCCACCGCATCGGCGGCAAATTGATTGATCCGCAGAATCCGGTTTTTGGTGTCCTTGAAAACGACGAACGCCCGCAAGCCATCGAGGATGCGTTGTGTTTCCTGCTTTTGCCGCTGCAGTTCGTTCTTGCGAGCGATCATCTCAGTTTGGTCGATCACAACGACATGGATACCCTGCACACTGCCGTCATCGTGTCGATCGGGAACGAGTGTCACTTCGCTTCCCAAGCGTCGACCGTCGAAATCAGTATGACGCATCTCATAGCGAACCGTCTCACCCTGAAATGCGGATTCCAGGTACGGCAACGCTTGCTCGTAACTCTCGTCGCCAACGATATCGCGGACGTGTTCGC is a window of Thalassoroseus pseudoceratinae DNA encoding:
- a CDS encoding PAS domain-containing protein, giving the protein MSGLRQDINESERIDALRRLAILDSPAEAEFDRLVELAAEICQTPMAFVCFVDSERCWYKSRFGFDEQEFPRAIALCGQTILHAQPLIVPDTHADERFVENPMCTADGGVRAYVGVPVRCPNGQPIGTIGVADSVTRDFSELQRKTLETFAGQIEQLVRLRSTALQLQASNEDITRRANRLNASEAHLRMTTDIIPAFISYVDRDYRYGFVNAKYEEFFGKTRDEIIGEHVRDIVGDESYEQALPYLESAFQGETVRYEMRHTDFDGRRLGSEVTLVPDRHDDGSVQGIHVVVIDQTEMIARKNELQRQKQETQRILDGLRAFVVFKDTKNRILRINQFAADAVGLPIEAIEGRHTREIYPTEADAFYEDDLKVARTGKPRYGIVEPVKNGDGSTSWLRTDKIPLFDVHGNVERILVVAIDVTTLIETQGELEAAKKAAEAANHAKSQFLANMSHEIRTPMSAILGFADVLAQSVSETQHIEAANTIRRNGDHLLSLINDILDLSKIEAGRMTMHTQRLSPRLLVNEVVESLHWRTKNSRIALRVTTVGLVPAWIESDLTRLRQILINLIGNALKFTHEGSIEVCLQTKQTSSGERQLLEFAVTDTGIGVDEKNLDRLFEPFTQVDDSATRQHGGTGLGLTICKRLVEMLGGEISLESRLGEGSTFRFVIPYVESAPLENSARESVHAKSQPTHVTEGLSKSRHVLLAEDGPDNQRLFKFLLQKAGFTVSIAVNGREALEAVEAGWDDFDLILMDLEMPVLDGYSATRELRALGYERPIVALTAHAMPEVAERCHAVGFSDYATKPIRRQALLDLIAKWLQPAATPAS